The Coffea eugenioides isolate CCC68of chromosome 8, Ceug_1.0, whole genome shotgun sequence genome has a segment encoding these proteins:
- the LOC113779443 gene encoding ATP synthase subunit b', chloroplastic: MANMLMASSKALITCSSTIPPTPKLKLSPVQLSFPKLPLSNVPKPHQLLSLPNSISVILAASLAVAPPSLAAEIEKAALFDFNLTLPIIAAEFLLLMVALDKIYFTPLGKFMDERDAAIREKLSSVKDTSEEVKQLEAQAAAIMRAARAEISATLNKMKKETQLEVEQKLAEGRKKVEAELQEALASLEKQKEDTIKALDSQIAALSDEIVKKVLPAR; this comes from the coding sequence ATGGCCAACATGCTCATGGCCTCCTCCAAAGCCCTAATCACTTGCTCTTCAACCATTCCCCCCACCCCTAAACTCAAGCTCTCCCCAGTTCAACTATCTTTCCCTAAACTACCCCTCTCCAATGTCCCCAAGCCTCACCAACTCCTGTCCCTTCCGAACTCCATTTCTGTAATTCTTGCAGCCTCCCTGGCCGTGGCACCCCCTTCCCTAGCTGCGGAAATCGAAAAGGCCGCGCTTTTCGACTTCAACTTAACGCTCCCCATCATAGCAGCGGAGTTCTTGCTCCTCATGGTCGCCCTTGACAAGATTTACTTCACCCCATTAGGCAAATTCATGGACGAAAGGGATGCAGCCATCAGGGAGAAGCTGAGCAGTGTCAAGGACACTTCTGAGGAGGTGAAACAGCTTGAAGCCCAAGCCGCCGCCATCATGCGAGCTGCCAGGGCTGAGATATCGGCTACCCTGAacaagatgaagaaggagactCAGCTGGAAGTGGAGCAGAAGTTGGCTGAGGGGAGAAAGAAAGTGGAAGCTGAGTTGCAAGAAGCCTTGGCTAGTttggaaaagcaaaaagaagacACCATTAAGGCTCTTGATTCTCAGATTGCTGCTCTTAGTGATGAGATTGTCAAGAAGGTCCTCCCTGCACGTTGA
- the LOC113781402 gene encoding uncharacterized protein LOC113781402, which produces MAGKIAASQVTSSFDFELVGDDSDQLTTVVASSNQISPWIDPSKIKLRHRIGRGPFGDVWLATRHQATEEYEEYHEVAVKMLHPIKEDAINVVLRRLDDLFSKCQELESVCRMQGLSMISGKLCIVMKFYEGSIGDKMSRRKGGKLSLHDVLRYGTDLAHGLMELHSKEILILNLKPFNFLLNENNHAILGDVGIPYVLLGIPLLSLEMTRRLGTPNYMAPEQWQPEVRGPISFETDSWGFACSIVEMLTGVQPWSGKSVDEIYRSVVRRQEKPHIPAGLPPAVQNIISGCFEYDLRSRPLMEDILNALKSSQNAVFQDGNWIDPGGRKITEKSSSTGYSEWFLSKDCLQVGDMVRSRKPPDSCKPENMEVPEGTVVGLDLNSDQNGYVLVRVHGIHDPLRVNGSTLERVSYGFAAGDWVRLKAEGKKHSPVGILHLINRDGSVAAGFIGMETLWKGRYSELQMAEAYCVGQFVRLKSDTFNPRFEWPRKRGGEWATGRICQVLPNGCLVVRFPGRLTFGEENSSFLADPAEVQSVSFSTSPGVVKKYQHVEDFHWAVRPLLIALGLFTAMKLGLFVGKKISRSKIRKGRTNVIPGEAQSLEGHTAGNTGWLPPQVANIIFREGVSAPTSW; this is translated from the exons ATGGCTGGAAAGATTGCTGCTAGTCAAGTGACATCATCCTTTGACTTTGAGCTTGTTGGAGATGATTCTGATCAACTCACAACTGTCGTTGCATCATCCAATCAGATTAGCCCATGGATTGATCCTTCAAAGATTAAGCTTCGACATAGAATTGGAAGGGGTCCCTTTGGTGACGTTTGGTTAGCAACTCGACATCAAGCAACTGAAGAATATGAAGAGTATCATGAGGTTGCTGTTAAGATGCTGCATCCTATAAAAGAAGATGCCATTAATGTTGTATTGCGTAGGTTGGatgatttgttctccaagtgtcAAGAATTAGAATCTGTTTGTAGGATGCAAGGTCTCTCCATGATAAGTGGAAAG TTATGCATTGTTATGAAGTTCTATGAAGGCTCGATTGGTGATAAGATGTCCCGCCGTAAGGGTGGAAAGCTCTCACTGCATGATGTTTTAAG GTATGGAACTGATCTGGCACATGGATTAATGGAGCTGCATTCAAAAGAGATCCTAATTCTCAACCTTAAACCTTTCAATTTTCTACTGAACGAAAATAACCATGCTATACTAGGCGATGTTGGAATTCCTTATGTACTGCTTGGAATTCCATTGCTGAGTTTGGAGATGACTCGAAGACTTGGTACTCCAAACTACATGGCACCTGAGCAGTGGCAGCCAGAAGTTAGAGGTCCAATATCATTTGAGACTGACTCATGGGGATTTGCATGCAGCATCGTGGAGATGTTGACTGGTGTGCAACCTTGGAGTGGTAAATCAGTTGATGAAATTTACAGGTCTGTTGTGAGAAGGCAAGAAAAACCACATATTCCTGCTGGTCTTCCTCCTGCTGTTCAGAATATCATTAGTGGTTGTTTTGAGTATGATTTGAGGAGTCGTCCTCTAATGGAAGACATACTGAATGCATTGAAAAG CTCACAGAATGCAGTTTTCCAAGATGGAAATTGGATTGATCCTGGGGGTAGAAAGATTACAGAGAAATCAAGTTCTACTGGCTACAGCGAGTGGTTTCTCTCGAAGGATTGCCTGCAAGTGGGTGACATGGTTCGATCAAGAAAACCACCAGACTCATGCAAACCTGAAAATATGGAGGTGCCCGAGGGTACTGTAGTAGGTTTGGACCTCAACAGTGACCAAAATGGATATGTTTTAGTTAGGGTACATGGCATTCATGACCCCTTAAGGGTTAATGGATCTACACTGGAACGTGTAAGTTATGGATTTGCTGCTGGAGATTGGGTGCGATTGAAGGCTGAAGGAAAGAAACATTCGCCAGTAGGTATCCTTCATCTAATCAACCGTGATGGGAGTGTAGCTGCTGGATTTATAGGAATGGAGACACTTTGGAAGGGAAGATATTCAGAGCTCCAGATGGCAGAAGCTTACTGTGTTGGGCAATTTGTTAGGCTGAAGTCTGATACATTTAATCCTCGATTTGAATGGCCCCGAAAAAGAGGTGGTGAGTGGGCAACTGGGAGAATTTGTCAAGTCTTACCAAATGGGTGCCTTGTTGTTAGGTTTCCTGGTAGGTTGACATTTGGTGAAGAAAATAGCAGCTTTTTAGCTGATCCAGCTGAAGTTCAAAGTGTTTCTTTTAGCACTTCTCCTGGAGTGGTGAAAAAGTATCAGCACGTTGAGGATTTTCACTGGGCAGTCCGGCCACTTCTGATTGCTTTGGGTCTATTTACTGCTATGAAGCTGGGCCTTTTTGTTGGCAAAAAGATTAGCAGGTCAAAGATAAGGAAGGGACGGACTAATGTCATACCAGGTGAAGCTCAATCTTTGGAAGGCCACACTGCTGGCAACACGGGCTGGCTTCCACCCCAAGTGGCAAACATCATCTTCAGAGAAGGTGTCAGTGCACCTACATCTTGGTAG
- the LOC113779365 gene encoding disease resistance protein RPM1-like — MTVHIVSLVLNQLSVLLRDEAKLLGGLAQEIQLIMDELGHMKAFLKFAEAKEQDDPRLEEWVMQVQDVAYDVQDIVEEFMLRFGCNHGHGFRGHARKIITSVGNLQARHRIALEVQSMKSRITGISEGHKRYQSEYGTYGNVSASDPGNNSWQCNRDEALLVEEAKLVGIDSPKQQLICQLLDGCSQLKVVSVLGMGGIGKTTLVKKVQEDANVKRQFEILAWATVSQTCYMEEFLKDLIQQLYQGTGKPVPQEAASMNNTDRLKAIVKDFLRVKRYLIVFDDVWDVRFWDVIKFALPEGCCGSRVMLTTRIADVAYASDVEFHSYVHRMQPLSSEASWNLFCKKTFKNSSCPDYLKDVAQRILRKCEGLPLAIVAIGGVLALKDKSKVDEWKIVERSLLDCSDKLDRVGKILSLSYHDLPHHLRTCFLYASIFPEDYQIEEARLIRLWIAEGFIQGRTRMSQYEVARACLSELTNRSLIQLRDDSYDSSTRAYHIHDLFREIIVSKSSKQHFATTATGELTSWPKKVRRLVIHDFTGHTHRSICLKYLRSLVTFKSSEPSSKSLLSNLLRGGCRLLKVLDLEGAELEEMPDEIFKLYHLKFLSLKHTRVKIIPKSIGRLRNLEYLDLSFTAVSELPEEILHIRGLLHLVAYAFQHVTYEYDINGFNGFKAPNNIGRLLSLEWLFYIEANDASMMREIGELKQLKRLGITSLRRENGKELCSSLGRLSNLEQLYVQVSHKDEVIDLNYMKSSLSSSLENLQMLCLRGRLEKVPKFICSLQGLTSIELLWSELIDDPLESLQHLPNLQTMDLNQAYQGEVLCFKAGSFPKLEQLNILALSGLRWLSVEAGAMPNLLELGMANLKFLEEFPRGIQHLTNLQSLYLCHPNERLDAFLKNPFEDYQRITHIPEIFIWDDEDGWCRHPQFRQ, encoded by the coding sequence ATGACAGTGCACATTGTGTCCTTGGTGTTAAATCAGCTCTCAGTTTTGCTCCGAGACGAGGCAAAATTATTGGGCGGGCTTGCACAAGAGATCCAGCTCATCATGGATGAACTGGGGCATATGAAAGCTTTCTTAAAATTTGCAGAAGCTAAAGAACAAGATGATCCAAGACTTGAAGAGTGGGTTATGCAAGTGCAGGACGTTGCTTACGATGTTCAGGACATTGTTGAAGAATTTATGCTCCGGTTTGGTTGCAATCACGGACATGGGTTTCGTGGTCATGCTCGAAAGATAATCACCTCAGTAGGGAACTTGCAAGCTCGCCATAGGATTGCTTTGGAGGTACAAAGCATGAAGTCCCGAATCACGGGTATTTCTGAAGGTCACAAGAGATACCAATCTGAATATGGTACCTATGGCAACGTCTCAGCTTCTGATCCTGGGAACAATTCGTGGCAATGTAATAGAGATGAGGCCCTTCTTGTGGAAGAAGCTAAGTTGGTGGGCATTGACTCCCCCAAGCAGCAACTCATTTGTCAACTCCTTGACGGCTGTTCTCAGCTCAAAGTTGTTTCAGTTTTAGGCATGGGAGGGATTGGAAAAACTACACTGGTGAAAAAGGTCCAAGAAGATGCAAATGTCAAAAGACAGTTCGAGATCCTTGCCTGGGCAACTGTCTCACAAACCTGTTATATGGAGGAGTTTCTCAAAGACTTGATTCAACAATTATACCAAGGAACAGGGAAACCTGTTCCTCAAGAAGCTGCCTCCATGAATAATACGGATAGGCTGAAAGCAATTGTCAAAGATTTCCTCAGAGTAAAGAGGTATCTAATAGTGTTTGATGATGTCTGGGATGTGAGATTCTGGGATGTCATCAAATTTGCATTACCTGAAGGTTGTTGTGGTAGTCGCGTAATGCTCACTACACGAATAGCTGATGTAGCTTATGCCTCTGATGTAGAATTTCATAGCTATGTCCACAGAATGCAGCCCTTGTCATCTGAAGCGTCTTGGAATCTGTTCTGTAAGAAGACATTCAAGAACAGTAGCTGCCCTGACTATCTAAAAGATGTTGCACAACGCATATTGagaaaatgtgagggattaCCACTTGCCATTGTTGCAATTGGCGGAGTTTTGGCTTTGAAGGACAAAAGCAAAGTAGATGAATGGAAGATAGTTGAACGTAGCCTACTGGATTGTAGTGATAAGCTGGATAGAGTTGGAAAAATACTCTCTCTTAGTTATCATGATCTGCCACACCATCTCAGGACCTGTTTTTTGTATGCAAGTATTTTCCCTGAGGATTATCAAATAGAAGAGGCGCGATTAATTCGATTATGGATTGCAGAAGGATTCATACAAGGGAGGACGAGGATGAGTCAATATGAAGTGGCTCGAGCCTGCCTTAGTGAGCTTACCAATAGAAGCTTAATCCAACTGAGAGATGATTCTTATGATAGCAGCACCAGGGCCTATCATATCCATGACCTTTTCCGAGAAATTATTGTCTCCAAGTCAAGCAAACAACATTTTGCAACCACAGCCACGGGAGAACTGACAAGTTGGCCTAAGAAGGTTCGACGCCTAGTGATTCATGATTTCACTGGCCACACACATCGAAGCATTTGTTTAAAGTATCTGCGCTCTTTGGTAACCTTCAAATCATCGGAACCTTCGTCCAAATCCTTGCTGTCCAATCTCTTACGTGGTGGTTGTAGGCTACTGAAGGTATTAGATTTGGAAGGTGCAGAATTGGAGGAAATGCCAGATGAAATCTTCAAGCTGTATCATCTCAAGTTTTTGAGCTTAAAACACACAAGAGTTAAAATCATTCCAAAGTCCATTGGACGTCTCCGGAATCTGGAGTATCTGGATCTATCTTTCACTGCTGTAAGTGAGTTACCTGAGGAGATCCTACATATAAGAGGACTCCTCCATCTCGTGGCATATGCATTTCAACATGTTACGTATGAATACGACATCAACGGCTTTAACGGATTTAAAGCTCCAAACAACATTGGGAGGCTTCTTTCTCTGGAGTGGTTATTTTACATAGAAGCGAATGATGCATCAATGATGAGAGAGATAGGAGAGCTTAAGCAATTGAAGAGGCTGGGCATTACAAGTCTAAGAAGAGAAAATGGAAAGGAGCTCTGCTCCTCTCTTGGGAGGCTCTCCAATCTTGAGCAATTATATGTTCAAGTATCACATAAGGATGAGGTAATTGATCTAAATTACATGAAAAGCTCCTTGAGTTCAAGTCTTGAAAATCTTCAAATGTTATGCTTGAGGGGCCGTTTAGAAAAGGTACCCAAATTTATATGTTCTTTACAAGGCTTGACCTCAATAGAGTTGCTCTGGAGCGAGTTAATTGATGATCCACTTGAATCCCTTCAGCATTTGCCAAATTTGCAAACAATGGATCTGAATCAGGCATACCAAGGAGAGGTTTTGTGTTTCAAGGCTGGAAGCTTTCCGAAGCTTGAGCAGTTAAACATTCTTGCTTTAAGCGGTTTGAGATGGTTGAGTGTGGAGGCAGGTGCCATGCCTAATCTCCTAGAACTAGGAATGGCGAACCTTAAATTCCTGGAGGAGTTCCCTCGGGGGATCCAGCACTTGACCAATCTCCAATCTCTATATCTGTGTCATCCCAATGAAAGATTGGATGCATTTCTGAAGAATCCATTTGAAGATTACCAAAGGATAACTCACATCCCTGAGATATTCATTTGGGATGATGAGGATGGATGGTGTCGACACCCCCAGTTCAGGCAGTAG
- the LOC113781289 gene encoding nucleotide-sugar uncharacterized transporter 3, whose translation MASNSPILPLTGTDAPPKSEEKIFKGSPMTKRGAYAAISYMACAVLLVLFNKAALSSYNFPCANVITLCQMICSCCFLYALRRWKLISFHAGEAAMVDTFKSMVPLRTLINTSPVAVTYLLYMLATMESVRGVNVPMYTTLRRTTVVFTMIVEYILVRQKYTPPILGSVALIVLGAFIAGARDLSFDYYGYLVVFLSNITTAIYLATIARVGKSSGLNSFGLMWCNGILCGPVLLIWTFIRGDLEMTMNFSSLLSPGFLVVLLLSCILAFFLNYSIFLNTTLNSALTQTICGNLKDLFTITLGWIIFGGLPFDILNVIGQLIGFFGSGLYAYYKLIGK comes from the exons ATGGCATCCAACAGCCCGATACTGCCGTTGACGGGGACCGATGCGCCGCCGAAATCGGAGgagaaaattttcaaaggaTCTCCCATGACAAAGCGCGGAGCCTATGCTGCTATCTCTTACATGGCTTGTGCTG TGCTCTTGGTATTGTTCAACAAAGCAGCTCTTTCTTCATATAACTTCCCCTGTGCTAATGTCATCACTCTTTGTCAG ATGATATGTTCATGTTGCTTCCTTTATGCATTACGACGCTGGAAACTCATTTCATTTCATGCGGGTGAGGCTGCAATGGTTGATACTTTTAAAAGTATGGTGCCATTAAGGACTCTGATCAACACCTCACCAGTTGCTGTGACCTATTTGCTTTACATG CTAGCTACTATGGAATCTGTTCGGGGAGTAAATGTTCCCATGTATACAACCTTAAGGAGAACAACTGTTGTATTTACAATGATTGTGGAGTATATCCTTGTAAGGCAGAAGTACACCCCTCCAATTCTTGGAAG TGTCGCATTGATTGTACTTGGTGCTTTTATTGCGGGAGCTCGGGACTTGTCCTTTGACTACTATGGGTATCTTGTTGTTTTCCTATCCAACATCACCACGGCAATATATTTAGCAACCATAGCACGCGTTG GAAAATCTAGTGGCCTCAACAGTTTCGGTCTCATGTGGTGCAATG GAATCCTTTGTGGACCTGTGTTATTGATATGGACATTTATTCGAGGTGACTTGGAGATGACaatgaatttttcttctttgctttCTCCTGGGTTCCTG GTTGTATTGCTACTTTCCTGCATACTTGCTTTCTTCTTGAATTATAGCATTTTCCTGAACACGACTCTCAATTCAGCACTCACGCAGACTATCTGTGGCAATTTGAAG GACCTTTTTACTATTACACTAGGGTGGATAATATTTGGTGGGCTTCCATTTGACATC TTGAATGTTATTGGGCAACTTATTGGATTCTTCGGGTCTGGTTTATATGCGTATTATAAGCTCATTGGGAAGTGA
- the LOC113779875 gene encoding early endosome antigen 1-like, which produces MATFSPNLTASFPRHFADNKICCLRPEGKQTRMSFLEASNRKGQVLWVVRSVLDNQKPSIHGNGATESTRILLERLFAQTQKLEEQIGRDPHLPEIAELGLSLGKLESDMQAALAALQKKEEDLRDAEKNVFLELNEVNRAKEELERREEEIAAASSRKERLEEELRQANLVLASQAMVIEDLKLCLRERDRQIFSAQSALSLKEDEISKMSNDLIRKSEEVADAESEFRSKAQLLNEANEVVRRQEVELLELRRSIQAKEEELEFIMTLQQTEQEKLRVMGDSLNKQTTDWLVAQEELKKLEKELSKHSGEANETLEDFRRVRKLLTDVRSELVMSQEAFALSRQRIEEQEQLLQEKLVEVDAQRKSVLSYMTRLKDATVEVESERVKLRVTEARNKELERELAMEKELVTELQKELNKERSSLEQALMDMASLKEELDCRNIEFVETENLLRIKESELVNARLEIQHLESELTSLQTLLEGKDSELVSAQKMFAVVNQEIAELKMLMKNRDDQLMEATSALKEKEDNVQTIQHELDSTKQKFSEAESVLAKIVQLTNDLGDEQCGRLLKETDRKLSSHLFDQSGANFDWKKKQLETELKLTRESLKAKEMEVLAAQRVLAIKDEELKLVLSKLDNKNMELMQMKEEMNRDGAELRQLYALAQERIGEKSIGDLAIEKLQLEAAQLEVEAATSALQKLSEMSRELLNKASLSIDADFDISIMPHSSSSDNRDNIDESGCLAKVKTEVANLSALTEQLLKEAGVK; this is translated from the exons ATGGCCACCTTTTCACCCAATTTAACTGCTTCTTTCCCTCGCCATTTCGCCGACAACAAG ATATGCTGTCTTAGGCCAGAAGGGAAACAGACGAGAATGAGTTTTCTGGAGGCAAGCAACAGAAAAGGCCAAGTTTTATGGGTTGTCAGGTCAGTCTTGGATAACCAGAAGCCAAGCATCCATGGAAATGGAGCAACTGAGTCCACAAGGATTCTTTTGGAAAGACTGTTTGCGCAGACCCAGAAACTGGAAGAACAAATTGGTAGAGATCCTCATCTTCCTGAGATTGCTGAACTGGGCTTAAGCCTTGGAAAGCTGGAGTCTGATATGCAAGCTGCCCTTGCAGCGTTAcagaagaaggaagaagatctACGGGATGCAGAGAAGAATGTTTTCTTGGAGTTAAATGAAGTAAACCGTGCAAAGGAGGAGTTGGAGCGGCGAGAGGAAGAAATAGCAGCTGCTAGTTCTAGGAAGGAAAGACTAGAAGAGGAGCTGAGGCAGGCTAATCTTGTCTTAGCTTCCCAAGCAATGGTCATTGAGGATCTTAAGCTTTGTCTTAGGGAGAGGGATCGGCAAATTTTCTCTGCTCAGTCTGCTCTCTCTTTGAAAGAAGATGAAATAAGTAAAATGAGCAATGATTTGATCAGAAAGAGTGAGGAAGTTGCCGATGCTGAATCAGAATTTAGATCAAAGGCGCAGCTTCTGAATGAAGCAAATGAAGTTGTGAGAAGACAAGAGGTTGAACTTCTAGAGCTCCGAAGATCAATTCAAGCGAAAGAAGAGGAACTAGAGTTCATAATGACTTTGCAGCAAACTGAACAGGAAAAACTAAGAGTCATGGGGGACAGTCTAAATAAACAGACTACAGATTGGCTTGTCGCACAGGAAGAATTGAAGAAGCTAGAGAAGGAGCTTTCTAAGCATAGTGGGGAAGCAAATGAAACTCTGGAGGACTTTAGGAGAGTTAGGAAGCTACTTACTGATGTGAGGTCTGAATTAGTTATGTCTCAGGAAGCTTTTGCTTTGTCTAGACAAAGAATAGAAGAACAGGAACAGCTTTTACAAGAGAAGCTTGTCGAAGTTGATGCACAAAGGAAAAGTGTGTTATCTTACATGACGCGTTTGAAGGATGCCACAGTAGAAGTGGAAAGTGAGAGAGTAAAACTGAGAGTTACTGAGGCTCGAAACAAGGAGCTTGAAAGAGAATTAGCCATGGAGAAAGAGCTCGTCACAGAGTTACAGAAGGAACTAAATAAGGAGAGATCTTCTCTAGAACAGGCGCTTATGGACATGGCATCTCTTAAAGAGGAACTAGACTGTAGAAACATTGAATTCGTAGAAACAGAGAATCTTCTTCGTATCAAGGAGTCAGAATTAGTCAATGCTAGATTAGAGATCCAACATTTAGAATCGGAGCTGACTTCTCTCCAGACCTTGCTGGAAGGAAAAGATTCAGAGCTCGTAAGTGCACAGAAGATGTTTGCAGTAGTAAATCAAGAGATAGCTGAGCTGAAAATGCTGATGAAAAATAGAGATGACCAACTTATGGAGGCTACAAGTGCGCTGAAGGAGAAAGAGGATAATGTTCAGACAATACAACATGAATTAGATAGTaccaagcagaaattttctgAAGCTGAATCAGTTTTGGCAAAGATTGTTCAGCTCACTAATGACCTTGGAGATGAACAGTGTGGCAGATTGCTTAAGGAGACTGATCGCAAGCTATCATCTCATCTGTTTGATCAATCGGGTGCTAACTTTGACTGGAAAAAAAAGCAGCTTGAAACTGAACTGAAACTGACCAGAGAAAGCCTGAAAGCGAAAGAAATGGAAGTTCTTGCTGCACAGAGGGTTCTAGCAATTAAAGACGAAGAGCTCAAACTGGTTTTGAGTAAATTGGACAACAAAAACATGGAACTAATGCAAATGAAGGAAGAGATGAATCGAGATGGTGCTGAACTGAGGCAACTGTATGCTTTGGCACAAGAAAGAATTGGTGAAAAGAGTATTGGAGACCTGGCAATTGAGAAACTCCAACTGGAGGCAGCTCAGCTGGAAGTTGAAGCTGCAACTAGTGCGCTCCAGAAACTCAGTGAGATGAGCAGAGAACTTCTGAATAAGGCTAGTCTGAGCATTGATGCTGATTTTGATATCAGTATCATGCCTCATAGTAGCTCCTCTGACAACAGGGATAACATTGATGAAAGTGGGTGTCTTGCTAAAGTTAAAACTGAAGTTGCAAACCTTTCAGCTTTGACTGAGCAGCTTCTTAAAGAGGCTGGTGTTAAATAA
- the LOC113779768 gene encoding uncharacterized protein LOC113779768, with the protein MPMFEQPEEGNYSPIISFQRSGSLSCPIPYLITDSRSRKSFSYSKIPQKPLKLTVIKLDGSSFDIEVAKTATVAQLKQAVESVFSHLPNRGPKKISWPFVWGHFCLTYDGQKLLTDTDDIGIYGIKDGDKLQFVRHLSISYNMVKERSKKEDPDLDEPSVSEDFKDRQLYSEQDISCNERDLEDQEGVYGDDDKDSGLFTNCRYKLLHLFKGWFSYRKLPSSYVRVEENSVVSRLSFSSLGSFGDSGAYIDEYDSEHETQKAQ; encoded by the exons ATGCCGATGTTTGAGCAGCCGGAGGAGGGAAATTATAGCCCTATAATTTCATTCCAGAGGAGTGGGTCGTTATCATGCCCGATTCCCTACTTGATCACTGATTCCCGTTCTCGCAAAAGTTTTTCTTACAGTAAGATTCCCCAGAAGCCCCTCAAACTAACTGTCATCAAATTGGATGGCTCCTCATTTG ATATTGAAGTGGCGAAAACGGCGACAGTGGCGCAGCTTAAACAGGCGGTGGAGTCGGTATTTAGTCATTTGCCGAATAGGGGGCCAAAGAAGATCTCATG GCCTTTTGTATGGGGACATTTTTGCTTGACCTATGATGGCCAGAAACTACTTACTGATACTGATGATATTGGGATTTACGGAATCAAGGATGGTGACAAg CTTCAGTTTGTCCGGCATCTCTCAATTAGCTACAATATGGTGAAGGAAAGATCAAAAAAGGAGGATCCTGATTTGGATGAACCCAGTGT ATCAGAAGACTTCAAAGACAGACAATTGTATAGTGAACAGGACATCAGTTGTAATGAAAGGGATCTCGAGGACCAAGAAGGTGTTTATGGTGATGATGACAAGGATAGTGGACTTTTCACGAATTGCCGATACAAGTTGCTCCATTTGTTTAAAGGGTGGTTCTCATACCGTAAGCTTCCAAGTTCATATGTGAGAGTGGAAGAGAACAGTGTTGTATCAAGATTGTCGTTCAGTTCTTTAGGAAGTTTCGGAGATTCAGGGGCTTACATTGATGAGTATGATTCTGAACACGAGACTCAGAAGGCACAGTAA